The Papaver somniferum cultivar HN1 unplaced genomic scaffold, ASM357369v1 unplaced-scaffold_107, whole genome shotgun sequence genome includes a region encoding these proteins:
- the LOC113328018 gene encoding putative disease resistance protein RGA3, with product MGGLGKRSLAQMVYKDDSILRSFDKKAWVCLSDDFNFKKILMNMIESLAEKKCDDFSNHTVLVDKLRVEPRDKNYLLVLDDLWNEDAEDWEKLKGFLNVGAQGSKILVTTRSNVVASVVRDVAPP from the coding sequence ATGGGTGGATTAGGAAAAAGATCACTTGCTCAAATGGTCTACAAAGATGACTCAATACTGAGATCTTTTGATAAAAAAGCTTGGGTCTGTTTGTCTGATGATTTTAACTTCAAAAAAATCTTAATGAACATGATTGAGTCACTTGCAGAGAAGAAGTGTGATGATTTTTCAAATCACACGGTCTTGGTTGATAAACTTCGAGTAGAGCCAAGAGACAAAAATTATTTACTAGTACTCGATGATCTGTGGAATGAGGATGCAGAGGACTGGGAGAAGCTTAAGGGTTTTCTAAATGTGGGTGCTCAAGGGAGTAAAATCTTAGTCACAACACGTAGCAACGTAGTTGCCTCAGTTGTCCGAGATGTTGCCCCACCATAA
- the LOC113328019 gene encoding disease resistance protein RGA2-like — MTCIREKIAKKCGGLPLAANVLGIVLRLQNTETDWLTILDHGYGDEEKNFEPSMDGRRVPSSISWWISIGYWQIHFSKIFDDGKDVSINQLYNFQTLVLLSCTNCKMILVGIGSLKILRHLNLSYSDVEKLPDSVVQLMNLQTLILTNCERLAALPVNIGSLTDLRQLKLNYCTTLQVLPREAGTLAQLRCLDLSSSGIKELSESCFSNLSNLESVDFGACKLPKEIKNSPKLRIFRHRREDTNEMPRGIETLTCLEVLDSYVVRSRETIFCTDDDSGIVELANLNSLKNLTIDHLEFVRGGIDADRAKLQDKTNLCDLLLRWGSNFDDDDEMAFDEALEGLEPNRNLRTLRIFGFPGFELPKWMGSSNYLPNLLKLILWGYNRCENLPALGTLPCLSFLYIKETNSLKCFGEEFYYQQEEQEKEKTISSSSNSFPSLDTLWIRGCPKLTSIPNSFPFLKILSLSHTNNKAITSILATGGLTSLTNFVIDDSPELTYIPVRVLFQNVTQNLQILSIKRCSKFQGFLEDDDLNIYNNNKEGPEINSNSNYISSSPRLLEMIVCPVLTLLPDLRSITSLRKCDKLKESIPYDLKKSLTFLEDLEVDFIQIEDKHLPDPTSVYDLINLMEDQKQK; from the exons ATGACATGTATAAGAGAGAAAATTGCGAAAAAATGTGGTGGTTTACCACTTGCTGCAAATGTTCTCGGTATTGTTTTGCGCTTGCAAAACACCGAGACTGATTGGCTCACAATTCTAGATCACG GGTATGGAGATGAAGAGAAAAACTTTGAACCGTCTATGGATGGCCGAAGGGTTCCTTCATCCATCTCATGGTGGATATCAATTGGTTACTGGCAAATTCATTTTTCTAAGAT TTTTGAtgatggaaaggatgtttccATCAATCAACTTTACAATTTCCAGACATTAGTGCTTCTTAGTTGCACGAATTGTAAAATGATTCTTGTAGGCATTGGGTCTCTGAAGATATTAAGGCACCTAAATCTCTCATATTCGGATGTCGAAAAGCTACCAGATTCTGTCGTTCAGCTCATGAATTTGCAGACATTAATACTTACAAATTGCGAAAGATTAGCAGCATTACCTGTAAATATTGGGTCTTTGACAGATCTAAGACAGTTGAAACTCAATTACTGTACTACTTTACAAGTTCTACCTAGAGAAGCAGGTACATTGGCACAATTAAGGTGTCTGGATTTGTCATCTTCTGGGATTAAAGAGTTGTCTGAATCATGCTTTAGCAACCTTAGTAATTTGGAGTCAGTCGATTTTGGAGCCTGCAAGCTTCCCAAAGAAATTAAAAATTCCCCAAAATTGAGAATCTTTAGACATAGGAGAGAAGACACAAATGAAATGCCTAGAGGTATAGAAACTCTAACTTGCCTTGAAGTGTTAGATTCCTATGTGGTGAGGAGCAGAGAAACGATTTTCTGTACCGATGATGATAGTGGGATTGTAGAATTAGCCAATCTAAATTCTTTGAAAAACTTAACTATTGACCATCTGGAGTTCGTGAGAGGTGGTATTGACGCAGACAGAGCAAAGTTACAAGATAAGACAAACCTATGTGATTTGTTGCTAAGATGGGGGTccaattttgatgatgacgatgaaatGGCGTTTGATGAGGCATTGGAGGGTCTCGAACCTAACCGTAATTTGAGAACACTGAGAATATTTGGTTTTCCTGGTTTTGAGCTTCCGAAATGGATGGGTTCGTCTAATTATCTTCCGAATTTACTGAAATTAATTCTTTGGGGTTACAATAGATGTGAGAATCTACCTGCGCTGGGGACGCTCCCGTGTCTTAGTTTTCTTTATATTAAGGAGACGAATTCACTGAAGTGCTTCGGTGAAGAGTTCTATTACCAgcaagaagaacaagaaaaagaaaagaccaTCAGCAGTAGTAGCAATTCATTTCCTTCCCTTGACACGCTATGGATCAGGGGATGCCCAAAACTGACAAGCATACCAAACTCATTTCCTTTTCTTAAGATATTGTCTTTATCCCACACCAACAACAAAGCAATAACCTCAATCTTAGCTACCGGCGGTCTGACCTCTCTCACAAACTTCGTTATAGATGATTCTCCAGAACTGACATATATCCCAGTAAGGGTGTTATTCCAGAACGTTACTCAGAATCTTCAAATTCTATCCATCAAACGATGCTCTAAGTTTCAAGGTTTTCTAGAAGATGATGATCTAAatatctacaacaacaacaaggagg GTCCAGAAATCAACTCCAACTCCAACTATATCAGCAGTTCTCCCCGCTTATTAGAAATGATTGTATGTCCTGTTTTAACTTTACTCCCGGATTTACGATCGATCACTTCTCTCCGGAAATGCGACAAATTGAAAGAGTCAATACCCTACGATCTCAAGAAATCTCTTACATTTCTTGAAGATTTGGAAGTTGATTTTATTCAAATTGAAGACAAGCATCTACCAGATCCGACCAGTGTATATGATTTAATTAATTTGATGGAGGATCAGAAGCAGAAGTAG